The Terriglobales bacterium DNA segment CCACCACCATCTCCGCGACCTCGGGCGAGAGGAACCGCTCCAGGGCAGACCGATGCAGCGCCTGCTGGGCGATCTTCTCGTGGGCCATGGCATTGTCAATGGCGGCACCGGTTTGCGCCGCCAGCAGGGCAAACACGTTCAACTCTTCCTGGGTAAACGCGGCGGTCTTCTTGAGATTGTCCACATAGAGGATCCCGAACACGCGGTTTCCGCCCAGCAAGGGAGCACACATGGCGGAGCGCAGCCCGGAGATGCGCATACTCTCGCTACCGTCGAAGCGTTCGTCCGCGCTCACATCCAGGATCAGAATGGGTTGCTGTTCCTTGCGGACCAGCTCCAGGACGCGCTTGCTGAGAATGATCTGCGGCTGGACGCCGGAGTGTTCAGGATTGCGATAGCGGACTTCGCTCTGGCGCAACACCTCTCCGGCTTCATTGAAGAGCATGATAAAGCCGCGTTCCACCCCTTCAATACGGAAAGCCAGTGACATTACCTGTTCGCTGATGTCATCAATGGAGAGCTTTGCGTTCAGGGCCTTGCCCGCATCATAGAGCACGGTCAGAAGATAGTTCTCGTGTTCCAGTTTCTTGAGGCGCCCGGCCAGCTCAGGCATAGAGACCTTGGCAACGTCCTCTACCGGAATAGCGCTGGTGGCGTCCGCCCGGCCGCGCATGATCAGATTCAACGTGGACGGCCATTCCACCTGGCGCACCTGGATGGCGCTGTCGTCCAGGGTCTCAAGCCGGAGTTCGTATCTCCCGATGAGCGCAACATCGCCGCCTTTCATTTCAGAGTTGCGGGCGATCTTTTGGCCGTTCAGGACTACGCCGTTGGTGCTTCCGCGGTCGGCGATGAGAACGGAGTTGTCCTGGACCTTGATGACCGCATGAAAACGGCTGACGCTGGAATCATTCAGCACCAGGTCGTTGGCATTGCCTCGCCCGATGGTGATGATCGGCCGGTTAAGCTCCAGGATTCCCTTCTTGCTGTCTGGTGAAGAGATGATGAGCCGGGTCATAGGCTAAGGCCCCTGCTTTTCCAGGATTTCGTCAACGCTCTTGATCTTGCCCTTTTCCACCTCAACCGTGCGCTGTGCGGTTTTGTAGCCGTCCATCTGCAAGACCACGGTATGGGTGCCGGGGTCCAGGGCCCAACGCAAATCCGTCTTCTTCAGGGCCACTTGGCCGTCAAGAATAATCGTCGCTCCTTCTGGCCGCGTCCGTACGTGCAAGACCCCTTTGCCCTCAGGGATAGGCTCACCACCCAGCAGGTGCCGCCAGAAGCCGCCTTGC contains these protein-coding regions:
- a CDS encoding adenylate/guanylate cyclase domain-containing protein, with translation MTRLIISSPDSKKGILELNRPIITIGRGNANDLVLNDSSVSRFHAVIKVQDNSVLIADRGSTNGVVLNGQKIARNSEMKGGDVALIGRYELRLETLDDSAIQVRQVEWPSTLNLIMRGRADATSAIPVEDVAKVSMPELAGRLKKLEHENYLLTVLYDAGKALNAKLSIDDISEQVMSLAFRIEGVERGFIMLFNEAGEVLRQSEVRYRNPEHSGVQPQIILSKRVLELVRKEQQPILILDVSADERFDGSESMRISGLRSAMCAPLLGGNRVFGILYVDNLKKTAAFTQEELNVFALLAAQTGAAIDNAMAHEKIAQQALHRSALERFLSPEVAEMVVANPDIRLGGVHQKVTVMFADIRGFTPMSEKMDPEQVVEILNEYFTCVTDVIFDNGGTLDKYIGDAVMAVYGAPISKGNDVANCVQSAIQIQRLLIELNRDAATRQWPELRVGIGINTGIVTAGNIGSPRRIDYTVIGDTVNTASRLTSNAAGGQILISESTASELSDGFVLAPLPPLRLKGRTGPVNVFNVNWEDPAKKHIS